TTGTATTGGTGTTCTCTGCACAATAGGCAGAAGTTCCCAATTCAGTTAAGCCATCCTCCAAGTCGACATAGTTCAGATATTCGGAATTGTCAGAAACCGCTGCCGCATTTTCAGGATAGCCAGAAAAACCGTAGTTGAATGACTTACCCCAGTGGCTACGGTAATCGATTGTTCTATTCCACATAAAGCCCAAGTCATTATCTGCCCAAGCAATATCTATGTTCTTGACCATGTGCGATTTCTTCGCTGTAGCATTCAATTTCCATCCGAGCAATTCCACATAAAGGTCTTCCGAAGCGATATTATCGCTTCCGGCTGAGTTGTCTTCACCTGCCACAGTGACTTTTATCGGATAACGCCCATTTTCATCCTTTTCGAGTTCACCGGACACATTCAAAGTTACCTTGGCCGCCAGACGCTCTACATATACGGTCACCGTATTAGTAATCGCACTCACATCCGTCATCGGCTCAAGAGAAAAATTTTCCTCTTTAACTTCTGTTACGAAATACTTTGCCCGATTGGTGTCGGTGTAGCTTGTAGTGCTCATGGTAAAGTAATTGATAGTACTGTTATTGATTGTTTCCGGATAATAAATACCTTCCGCATTATTATCCGCAAGCACTGTCTGCATTTCGTCAAGCGTTTCCCCATACACGAAATCATTCGGTTTGTTGAGCACCGCTACCATATACTTAGGATAGTTCTTCTTGTCCATTCCCTTCAGTACCACAACGTTATTACTTGTAAATTCAATGTTTCCGGCAGGGGTGGTTACCGAGGCGTTACCATTCGTCCAAACATCACCTTGTGTCACAAATACACCATCTGCATCATAAAAATAGAAGTAGGCATTTTTTACGGACTGCTCGTTTGTTCCGTACTCAAAGTCACCTTCTTGCGCTCTTGTAAGAGAACCTGCATCAGCAAGGCGGACATTAATATACGCCTCACTTCCTGCGAAAACATTCGGTGTATCATCCGGAATAACTCCTAATTCATCATTCGAACATGCACACAATGCGGTACACACGAACAAACCCAAAAATAATTTATTCATCTTCATCATTTTTTGTAATCTAATTTTGTTAATAATATATTTTCTCGTTAACGTCTTCCTTTTTCAAGTTGCTCAAGCGTAATGCCAGCCTGTTCTAATCCGAGCGATTTCGCCTCGTTCAAGTAACGTCGGGCACTGTCGTAATCCTTTTGCCGGATGGCCAGTGCTCCCCGTGCATAAACAGCCTCGGGCGAATCATCTGCCTTGGCAAGATAACGCTTCGCGCTTGTGAGGTCACCGCGGCGCATGGCAGCGTTGGCAGCATTCAGGTTAGCAATAGTGTCATCCGGAAACATGCGTACCGCTGTCTCGAATACCTCAGTGAACTCATCCGTACCGGGTTCATACTCTTGTGCAGCGAGATAGAACTCATTCAGATCCAGTTTTTGCGGTCGCCCACACATGATTCGTTTTATCTCCTCCACATCGCTGTAACTGCGGATAGTATAGGCTATGCGATAGTCAGTGTGGCGTAACGCAGGATAACAGTTCTGTAACAGGAAACTGTATTCCATCGGATAATCACGTTTTATTTTCCACTCTTTGGCATCCGGCTCCAAATTACCGTCTATCAAAGTGACTATTTCCGCACGATGTGCAAGGTTCGACCGTTCCACGTAGTAACGCAATCCTGCCCAATCCTCCGGTTCGTAATCGGTCGTTATTACATCGCCTTCAAACCGGTAAAGTTGCTGTATGTATCTCTTCAATGCGGCAGTACGCCCGATAGCCAACTCTTTGTTATGCGCATAAGAACCTTCAGGCGAAGCATAACCTTTCAGCCATACTGAAGTGATAGTTATGTCCGTATCGTTTCGCACGGAGTCAATTGATGACTGTATTTTCCCAAGTTCGGCGGTGTTGCGTCGATAGTCCGGATAAATCATCGTTTGATCCACCGGAAAGTCGATGAATGCTGAGCCTTCGAGCGAATCCCTTTTTTCAATCTGCCCTTGCGGACGTACATATACCAGTTCAGGGAAAAACGCCTCTGTGTATCGTCCAAGCATACCGACCTGTTCTGCCAATAAAGTATTGCAACATCCATAGTCGCTACGATGTAGCAACAACACGGAGCCGTTCATCCATTCTGCATACGGTACTAAATTGTGGTATTCAATGGTATCAGGCTTCTTCGAGACTTTATAACTCTTTTCATCTTTACCTGATAACATGCTCTCTCCATTACGTACATAGAAGTAATAACGCTGTCTGCCGTAAACCCCTACCGATTGCAGGGCAAGCGAGTCGTTATCATTAACTAACCATGGCGTAAGAAGTACAGCACGATTTTCATCCACATCAAGCCCTGACAAATCCCAAAGCATGTCTATGGCAATGTACCCTCCATTACGTTCCATTTTAAGATTTTCCACGGAAACACCATCCACGATGTCCTGTTTCCGCATATCGATTGCGATCTGTGCTTCCGCTACCACAACCATGCCCCAAAGGGCTACTAGGATATATAATATCTTTTTCATCTTGTACACGATTAAAATACATAAACAAGGTTGATTGCCGCTTTCGTCGGTCCCACATAATGGTGTGGTTTGTCCGTTTCTATCCTCTTACCGCATCCTAAACACTGGAAGCGGTCATAGCGTGTATAGGAATAACCAAAACCAATTTCCGCCTCAAGATTCCAATGCCTCCCCAATATCCACGCATAGCCATAAGCGATACCCGCGCCAACAAACCATCCCTGGTAACGGGTATCCTTTAGTTTACGAGCATCCGTACCAAGGAAATTGATTTTTCCGTCAAAACCTCCGATGTTATACTGTCCTCCATGAATGTGAGTACCTACAAAGTGCCCCGAGAAGCGATCGCAGAACCAGTATCTGACTTCAGGTTGAATAGCCCAATGTTTCCAGTGGCGATTGTGCGAAAGCATCCATGCATTGAACTGTCCCGTAACATCTAAAGTCCATTTAGAGGCGAGTCCTATTTCTATTCCCAAATTCGGATTCAAGAAAGCATCCGCCAGAACATTACTTTTGACAGCCACGTTCTGAGACTTGACACTCTGCGTCATGCCGGTAATGGTAACTACCAGCAAAACAAATATCCGTTTCATAATTCTATTGTTCATATTTTATGGCTATAGTTAATTATTACATTCCAAATTTTACAGTCTTTCCTTATATAGGTAATTTCAAGAGACCAGCCACGGTACCTCGCTTTCTTTCCGCACAAAGGAACAATGTATTTGTTATCGCATCATGCCAAAACGTATAAATCATATTGGCAAAATCGTAATGGACATTATACGCAAACTGCAATTTTGTATCGGACATGTCAAATCATCAAATCCAGAGTCATTTTTTAAGTGTACGGAGCCATTATTAACAGTTGCAATACCTATAAATGCAGTAAATTAGGCTATCTTTGTATATTACAATGTCGATGTGTATATCACTGTCTACCCAAACAATTTTAGTGTACCGGAAAAAGCCAGTGGAAATACACACTCGAAAAGAATAATTTGAATTCGATTAATATGGGAGCATTTGTCACATACAGCAACTTGATGACCTATATTTTACCAATATTTTGTTCGGCCATATGCTCGGTCTTTACCTTATTATTGACATGGAATTATCGCAATCTAGCCGAAAGGAAATTAAGGTGGATCGTGAGCATTTATTGTATCCTGATAGCCATATGGTGGTCATCTGCTTTATGGCATACTGTCTCTGATGAGCCGATATTCCTTCCGGTCGATATACCTTTTGCCTTGTCGTATATCTATACTCCCATATTGTTCTACAACATTGTTTATAATCTGACTTATTTTGAGGATAAAAGAAACTTTCCCATACTGAATTACCTTTGGCCAGTCCCTACATTGGTAATTATCCTGATAGTGGCAACCTGGATATCGCCTCCCAAGGGAGAGCTTTTTACCGGCTTATCGTTGTTCGAAGAATATACGGCGCTTTTCATATCCGACTTTTTAGTGCGGTTTATCACAGCGGTAGTCTATATTGTTCCAACCGGACTATTGTTATTGCGGCATTACAAGCGAACAGTACTTCAAAAAACCGATACAGATCGAAAATATCTCAGTATAAAATCATCGCGTTGGCTCATCGTGTTTTTCATACTTTCCATCGCTATATTGCTAATCGCTTTTTTGTCTTCGTTGGTTGGTCCAAGCCAATGGCTTATCCGGCTGAACGCATTATGCATTATGGCTCAAGAGATATTGCTTACATACCAAATCATCCGCAGGCAATATCTCTCTTACAAAATATCTGATTTGTTTCCAGCCAACGAAAAGAAAACCGAGAACAGCAGCCCGACCACCCAACAGCAACCTGCGCCGAATAATACGCACGGACTATTGAACAAGAAGGTGTTCGAAAACTATTTGTCTCAACAAAAGCCATACCTCAATCCCGATTTCAAACTGACTGACATGGCCGAGATAATGGGTGTAAACCGTACCGTCATGTCCAACTTTATCAATCAAACGTATGGTATGAATTTCAGGCGTTATCTAAACCTGTGCCGGATCAAAGAGTATCAGGCACTGATAGTGCATCCTTCAAACAAAGGTAAAAATCCGTATCAGGTAATGGCCATGGCGGGATTTAAAGATTCCAGACATTTCCAGCGTGCGATTCAACTGGAAAATATATATAAAGAACAGACTCACAAAGAACCATAAATAAACCAAAAGGATGAATCAAGATATCGGACGTGCTATAGTTTTTTCAATACCTGCAGTAAGTGCTGCGGTCAGCTTGATTATGATTTCGCTCGACATAACCCGCTCTTCCAATACGGTCAACCGAAAAATACATTACAGCATAATCACTGTATACTGTCTAATAATACTGTACTGGAGCGGACTGGTAATGTATTCCATCGCCCGTGACGCTTTCATAGCATACTTGCCTGTTTGCTTTTCCTCGTTTAGTTTTATTCCCATATTCCTGTACATGATCACCTATATTATTACAGGAGTAGGCGATCGAAAGCATTTCCCCACATACCATTTCATCCTTCCAGCATGTTTGACCGTAACTATCCACGTGATTGCCTTTACAGTACCGTTCCAGCAACGATGGAATGCCATTTATGACAACGGGGTAAGCCTGACAAGCGCAATTATTGACAGCACGTATATCATCTGTATTTTGCTGAGTATTTTATATTCCGGGTTGAGCCTGCTCCGCATAAAATCGTACAAACGTCAAGTTACCAATTATTCCGCTGATATCTACCGAATGTCGCTGGATTGGTTGTCCTTTATCATCATCTTCAGGGTCCTGTTGCAAACCTTACCGATAGCCGGATTAATATTGGGCATCGAACTATTCAATAAATTGGGGGTTATCTGGACATTCACAACATTACCAGCAGTCTTTACTCAGATTGTGTTGTGCCTGAACATTCTTTCGGAGAATTATGTGATCATCGAACCTATTACCGCCAAAGAAAAGGAAATGACCACGTCCGGAAACTATGCGCAACTGGAACGCCAGCGGGTTGAAAAGTATTTAGAGAATGAAAAACCTTATCTAAATCCGGAATTCAAAATAACCGATATGGCCAAGGATCTTTTTTCAAACAGGACTTATATATCTGCTTTCATCAACCGGGAATATGGTATGAATTTCAATCGTTTTATCAACAATTACCGACTAAAGGAAGTAGAAAGACTACAGTCAGAGGCTATACAAAGAAAGCAAAAAATATCCTCGACGGAAATTGTCATTCATGCTGGATTCAGTAATTATCGCAGTTATTTCCGAGCAAAAAAAATGGCAAAGAACGATCCCGTTTCCATTGATTAAAAGAAAATTTAAACAACCAGTAAGATACACGAATACAGGGATATAGAAACTAATCATCTGTATTCAACTTATTTACTTCCTAAATACAGGAAGAACATTCCAATCAATACTAATATGAGATCGACAGCCTTACTCTTTAAATTCTTTTCACGGAAGAAGAGAGCTCCGAAAAGGAAGGAGACAACCACACTGCCGCGGCGTACCATAGAAACGATGGAAATCATGGAGTCTTCATAGCTCAGGGCATAAAAGTAGGCAAAGTCAGCCGCACTAAGGAAGACGGATATCAGGATGATAGTCCAGTCCCAACGGAAAGGAGTACTTTCTTTTCGTTTGGGATACCATAGCAAAAGGATGATGGGGCACATGATAAATACCTGATAAACATTGTACCACGATTGTACAACCATAGGATTGAATTGCTTCATCAGATACTTGTCATACAGTCCGCTGATAGCACCGGTGATGGCGGCAAGCACAATGAAATAAATCCATTTGTTATGCTTGAAGTCGATGCCCTCTTTCTTGCCGGAACGGCTCAGCATAAAGAAAGAAAGTATGGCAAGCATGACTCCGATCCATTGATACAGGTTCAGACGTTCACCGAATATCAGCATGGCCCCCACGAGTACCATTACAGGGCGGGTGGCATTAATCGGTCCTACAATAGTCAACGGCAAATGTTTCATACCGAAATAGCCGAATATCCAAGATGAAAGAACGATAAAGGACTTGATAATTATAAACTTATGTACTTCCCAACCTACTACAGGCACATCAAACATTGTTCCGTTAAGGACCGGAGTAAAAGCGGAAATCAATATGAAAGGAAGAAATACCATACTGGAAAACACTGTGTTCAGAAACAGAACGGGAAGCACAGCATTGTCACGCAATGATTTCTTCTTAAATGCATCATAAAACCCCAGCAAGGCAGCTGAGAGAAAGGCGAGTAATAACCACATGGTTCTTAGTTAATTAATTGTTAGTTATTCAGTTATTATCTGCGATGAATAATTCCTCGGGATATGTGACATCTACCAAAAACAAGGCATTACCCGGAACGGAAGTACCAGCCTTGCAACGGTCTTTCTGTTCGATGACACGCCGGAAGCCTTCAACGGTGAGCTTGCCACGGCCTACTTCAAGCAGAGTACCGACAACTGCACGAACCATATTGCGCAGGAAACGGTCCGCCTGAATGGTAAATACCCAGGTTACATCATCTACCTGCGTCCAAGCGGCATGCATAATGCGGCAATTGTTCGTTTTTACGTCCGTATGCAGCTTGCTGAAACTGGTGAAGTCCGTATAATCAAACAAAATACGGGCAGCTTCGTTCATTCGCTCAAAGTCCGGCGCTTGGAAAAGACGGCAACGATATTGACGATTAAAGGGAGACTTTACCGTAGTCACGTAGTATTTATACATGCGGGCTGTTGCATCAAAACGGGCATGCGCATCGGGCTTCACTGCACGGATACGGTAGATAGAGATGTCCGGTGGCAGAAGGCGATTCAACTTGTCGGTAAAAAAGACAGTATCCAATGGTTCATCACTATCAAAGTGGGCTACCATCAGGGAAGCATGCACACCGGCATCGGTACGTCCGGCACCGATAACCTCTACTTCACGGCGCATCAATGTGGCAAGTGCGCGCATCAGACACTCTTGTACACTGTCTCCGTTGGGTTGTATTTGCCAGCCGTGGTAAGCGGTTCCGTCGTAAGCTAAATAGATAAAATACCGTTGCATACTCTTTTGCTTTCATTTTTTCGGCTGCAAAGATAGTGCAAACCCAAAGCTGTACAAAATAAGCTTGCTTATTTTTAATGCTGAGGTGCAGCCTATCTTCGCTTTCAAGCAAAGATATTATAAAGCGGAAAAATGACAAGCAAATAGAGAAGAACTCTCTTTTCTTTTTTATACTTTTGTGCCCACATAAAAACAATTCCAAACAATATGCAACAAGTATACAGTAAACTTCCACTCTTATTTTTAGCAATAATCATCACCAGCACTTCCCTTGCCGGATGCAAAAAGAAAGATATGTCCCTCAAGTTGAATGAACCGAGAAACATCAAAGGGGTAATCAGCTACAGACGGACTTTCGGAGACTTGAATGAAGCACATTTAAATATTGCACAAGCCATAGGTATCGCCCCCATCGCTTCGCGCAAGGATGCAGAAAACATGAAAGAGAAATTGCATCATATAGAAACAAATGATTTATATAAGGTGGATTCCCTCACACACTCCATCCCTTATCTGATTCCGAGTGCAGCACAATTGCTCGATACCATCGGCAGCAATTTCCTAGATTCGCTTACGGCAAAAGGACTGAATCCGAATAAAGTCATCGTGACTTCCGTACTTCGCACCCAGGATGATGTGAAACGCCTGCGCCGCCGCAACGGAAATGCCTCCGCAAATTCTGCACACTTCTATGGTACAACATTCGATGTAAGCTGGAAACGTTTCCAGAAAATAGAAGATGAAGACGGACGCCCCTTGCAGGATGTCAGTGCAGATACCCTGAAACTCGTTCTCTCAGAAGTGTTGCGAGACCTGCGGAAAGCCGAGAAATGTTATATCAAATACGAATTGAAACAAGGATGTTTTCACATTACTACGAGAGGAAAGGGATAAAAGATTAATAATATTTCCCAATTCCACCAAACCCCGTTATTATTCTATTATCTTTCGTTTTATTGATAAAGTTGTTTAATCGCTTTTCAAATTCTTCCGGCCGTTTCCTTGCAGCTTCAATGTATGCAATTCGGATACGCTTATATGCATCAGAGAAAAGTTGATAATTTTTCCATGTGATCTTATCCTCTTTCAATCTGTCAATTATATCATCGGGGAAAACAAAAGGAACAGACAAAACATTTCGTATTTTATCTTCAAATTTAGGGTGTATCATTTTATTATCCAGCAGCCACTTAAGCCTTTCTTTATTGGCTTGCGAGTATGTACTTTTAGGGTTTCTGGGCGTGAAATGCTGAATTTTATGTTCTTTGTCAAGCGCCTTTATTGTACTGTCAATCCACTCGAAGCAAAGGGCTTCTTCAACAGCATCGTTGTAAGTAATACCTTTTTCGCCCGAAGATTTACCGGGAAATACAAACCAAATATCACTGGCAGTCTCAAAGTTGTCAGTCAACCACTTTCGCCAATCTTCTCTGTTTTCAAAATATCTTATCTCTGTTGACATAATACCTCCCCTCATTCCTCCATCATCCTCCACGCCAGTGGCAAGTAATTTACAATGTCCCCTGCCGTCATTCCCATCATTCCCTGCTTCTTGCAAGCGATGTCTCCGGCAAGGCCATGAACATACGTAGCCAGACAAGCAGCATCCTGCGGCGCATATCCCTGAGCTAACAACGCAAGCACAACGCCTGTCAGCACATCACCACTGCCTCCTGTTGCCATACCGGGATTGCCTGTCGTATTAAAATAGCACTTCCCTTTCGGAGTGATAATAGCAGAATACGCACCTTTCAACACAATATATACCCCTGCCGTCCGTGCCAGTTCACGTGCCTTCGTCAGCCGTTCATAAGAATCCTGACATTTTCCTACCAAACGTTCCAGCTCTTTGGGATGAGGTGTAAGTATGCTGCCTTTCGGCAAACGACCGATATAATTGCGATGTCCCGCCAACACATTCAGTGCATCAGCATCCACCACCATAGGTGTCTGACAAGCATCTATCTGTTCCAGTACCGCCGCCTCGGTTTCTTCCGCCTTTCCCAGACCCGGACCGATGCCCACTGCCTGATAATCATCCGTATCCGTAGGACAGGCAAAACAGGTATCACTAGGGTCCAGTTCCGTCATTGCTTCCGGAACAGAAGTCTGCACAATCATATTGTTGCAATAAGGCACATGCATCGTCAGCAATCCTACTCCGGAACGCAGGCAGGCTCTTGCGGCAAGTATGGAAGCTCCCGCCATTCCTTGCGAACCCGCAATAAGCAAAGCCCGTCCGAAGTCTCCCTTATGGGCAAACTTATTGCGCGTCTTCAACAAATACTCCATATCTTCCCCTTCCAGCAGGAAATAATCCGTATCCGTTTCCTCTATTGCATCTTCACTCAGGCCGATGTCCAGCAATTCCCATTCGCCCACGAACTCCTGATTTTCCGCAAAAAGAAAAGCCAACTTCGGCAATTGCAGACTTAGCGTCACATCCGCACGGACAATATTCGCACGGACATTGAATGTATTCTCTTCTCCCATCAAGCCCGAGGGAACATCAATGGCCACCACCCGCGCTGACGAAGCATTGATATACTTCACCACGGCAGCAAAACCACCGCTCAATGGCTTGTTCAGTCCGCTACCGAACAGTCCGTCAACCACCACATGGTCGTCCGTCAACACAGGCGGCACAAATTGTGAGGTCACTTCGTGGAAATCTACATTCTCCACATCCGCAAGTCGTTCTTTATTCGTCTCGCAATCGGGAGAAAGCTCTCCCTTGGTATTAAACAAATAAACCGAGACTTTATAGCCTTTCTTTGCCAGCAAACGGGAAACGGCCAATGCATCTCCCCCGTTATTGCCCGGCCCGGCAAATACCGTAAAAGGTGTTTTTGCATCCCAACGTCCGGCAATAGCTTTTGCCAATGCCTGCGAGGCACGTTCCATCAGGTCGATGGAAGCAATCGGTTCATTCTCTATGGTGTAAGCATCCAACTCTTTGATGCTTTGGGTAGGAAATATTTTCATATCTAAATCTTCAAACTAATATTATTCATTAAATCCATTTTCTTCTTTTTCCGCCTCCTTGTCAGCCTGTTCCATTTTCTTCGTCAGCAGTTCCTTCGGGAAATAATACTTAAACGGAATCCGATGGCATCCCGCACGCTTCACCGCCAACGTCAACATGTGGTCTGCCTTGAAATACACACGCGACAGCCTCACGGAATGCGGCAACACATCTTCCGGATGTTCAAACCCTTTGCTCGTGACCGCCGTCTGAAATGAGCCGATGCCGCGCAACGTTACAGAATGCCCGTCACTCAACGCCTCTTCGATGATTTCACCCGTTGCGGCCAGAACAGCTTCTACCACTCCCCGATGAAAACCAGTCCGTTGCGCCACCTGATGTGCCACGTCCCGCTCCGTTTTACCGCCTTTCTTCTGCAATTTCTTGCCGACGGCATACCACAATTCTTTTCTTTCTCCACTCGATACATCCGCCTTGCGACGGACAATATAAGGTATTGCCATATCTTTGTTTTACTAATAGTTATCACCTCTTTATAAGATAGTCCTCGCTTCATTAAAGAACAGTGTTACCAACACCCGGGTGTTGGAAGATCCGACACCCCCATGTTGGCACTACCAACATCCCCATGTAAGCACTACTAACACCCGGGTGTTGGCAACAGGATTACTATAACAAAGGTAGACTATTTAATAGAGATAAACAAGAAAGAATTAAAAAAATCAATAGTATTTTCCATGCAAATATTGCATGTCCCGAAACAAGCTGGCTAAAATTTACCATCAAGACTGATAGAGACAGATAATCTTAATTAATTTTAGGAAACCACCCGCCATACATGGATAACTCAATAGACATCACAACCTAAATTATTTCAAGCTCCAAATGCATTTTTTACATTTTAAGATTCTAAATAGCACATTAAACAATATAAATTAGTAGATTTGTTTTCTTAATAGGAAATAGCATATTAGTAGAAACCTGAAGAGATATAGGTGTGATAAAGGCGACTATCTTATATGTAAAGTTTTAGCTGAGTATACTATGAAACATATTAGTAAAGTTATCTTAGTACTATTGCGTATTTTGCTGTCCTACCCATTTTATGGAATGGCACAAAACATAAAGTCTTTTGATTTTAAAGGAAACTTTTTCTATAATACAATTACTTCTATTGAACAAGATACGTTAGGCTTTATGTGGTTAGGTTTGGATAACGGCGTTTTTCTTTTTGATGGTTATTCTCTTCAGCCATTAATTCATTCAATGATAAGCGACCGTTATGTTAATTTCTTAAGCCACAGAAAAACAACATTGTATATAGGAACCAATGAAGGACTTTATGCCTACAACTATATAAATAACCAATGTGACCTTTGTTCTCCATTATTGAAATCCAAAAATATTATAGCTTATCAGTGTAACAGCGATTATCAAGTTGTAGCTACAGACAGAGAGGTTTTCCTCTTTGACTATAACTGGAATTTCATCCACAAAATAACCATATATAAGGAATCACTGAATAATCATATTACCTCTATGGTGATTTATGGCAATCAAGAAGCCTTATTGGGTACAGAATCCGGTTTGGTGATCATTCATATTGAAAATGACGGTAAAACGAAGAGCAACACTTTATATAGTGGAGACAAAATTGTTCAATTATTTATTGATAGCCGCAATAAACTATGGATATGCCGTGGCGAAGAAATATTATATAGTAACATAGATACTTTGGATTCTGTGGGAATATCGGGATTTAAGCATATTGCCTATAATCATGAAGTTATCTCTTTCTTCGAATACGCAAATCAAGTGTGGGTGGGAACCAGGGGATATGGTATTTCCATATACGAATATGACCATAGCGGAAAGGCAGTCTTGAAAAATAAATTATTAATAGATAAATCAGGAGATAGCGAACTGAAAAACACTATTAATAAAATTTATAAAGACAAGAAATCCAGAATTTGGATATGTACATTAGAGGGAGTATACTTATACAATGATGAGTCCTC
The nucleotide sequence above comes from Bacteroides intestinalis DSM 17393. Encoded proteins:
- a CDS encoding DUF5715 family protein, yielding MQQVYSKLPLLFLAIIITSTSLAGCKKKDMSLKLNEPRNIKGVISYRRTFGDLNEAHLNIAQAIGIAPIASRKDAENMKEKLHHIETNDLYKVDSLTHSIPYLIPSAAQLLDTIGSNFLDSLTAKGLNPNKVIVTSVLRTQDDVKRLRRRNGNASANSAHFYGTTFDVSWKRFQKIEDEDGRPLQDVSADTLKLVLSEVLRDLRKAEKCYIKYELKQGCFHITTRGKG
- a CDS encoding YdeI/OmpD-associated family protein; amino-acid sequence: MSTEIRYFENREDWRKWLTDNFETASDIWFVFPGKSSGEKGITYNDAVEEALCFEWIDSTIKALDKEHKIQHFTPRNPKSTYSQANKERLKWLLDNKMIHPKFEDKIRNVLSVPFVFPDDIIDRLKEDKITWKNYQLFSDAYKRIRIAYIEAARKRPEEFEKRLNNFINKTKDNRIITGFGGIGKYY
- a CDS encoding NAD(P)H-hydrate dehydratase, which codes for MKIFPTQSIKELDAYTIENEPIASIDLMERASQALAKAIAGRWDAKTPFTVFAGPGNNGGDALAVSRLLAKKGYKVSVYLFNTKGELSPDCETNKERLADVENVDFHEVTSQFVPPVLTDDHVVVDGLFGSGLNKPLSGGFAAVVKYINASSARVVAIDVPSGLMGEENTFNVRANIVRADVTLSLQLPKLAFLFAENQEFVGEWELLDIGLSEDAIEETDTDYFLLEGEDMEYLLKTRNKFAHKGDFGRALLIAGSQGMAGASILAARACLRSGVGLLTMHVPYCNNMIVQTSVPEAMTELDPSDTCFACPTDTDDYQAVGIGPGLGKAEETEAAVLEQIDACQTPMVVDADALNVLAGHRNYIGRLPKGSILTPHPKELERLVGKCQDSYERLTKARELARTAGVYIVLKGAYSAIITPKGKCYFNTTGNPGMATGGSGDVLTGVVLALLAQGYAPQDAACLATYVHGLAGDIACKKQGMMGMTAGDIVNYLPLAWRMMEE
- a CDS encoding HU family DNA-binding protein; translated protein: MAIPYIVRRKADVSSGERKELWYAVGKKLQKKGGKTERDVAHQVAQRTGFHRGVVEAVLAATGEIIEEALSDGHSVTLRGIGSFQTAVTSKGFEHPEDVLPHSVRLSRVYFKADHMLTLAVKRAGCHRIPFKYYFPKELLTKKMEQADKEAEKEENGFNE